The stretch of DNA GCTCTTGAGATTTCACTAGACAAGGTGAAGACGGAAATGATGGGGTTGGTAGAAGGTGGCAGTATGTTTAAGAAGTTATTTGTGCTGTTTTCGATGGGGTCCTTCTTAGCGCCCACGGTGCACAAGCTTGTTGATCTGAGGCTGCTCCGAGCGGTGGAGAATGTAGATGACATAGTGAAGCAAGACTGGTGTTCCTATGTTATCTGTAAGTTGAGCGAGGCCGTGAAATCATACAAGAAGAATTGACACCACACATGTTGGTGGCTGCCTATTCTTTTTCCAGTTGGTTTACTTCCACCGCTTGAGGTGGAGAGGGGATCCCACACCCCGTGAACTACCATTGCTGAAGCATTGGACATACGACAAAATCAGGGAAAGGGTAAAGGAGGAAAAGGTTGCTTACGGTAGGAATGGCGGCCACTTTGGTATAGGTGAATGGCAGAATGAGTTCTACCCCATATCCCGACATCAGGTTAAAGTCTTGTACCGCCTGCCTATGGAGGACCCCAACCAGTTACAAGATAACGCGCCAAGGACCATAACCCTCCCACTCCCCGCTGGACTGATGAATGATGAGGAACTTCAGGCGAAGTATCCAGATGTAAGTATCTTTGCTAATGTGTGTCAATAAGTatccatttattgaaaatgaaTCTTTCCTAATTCTCCTACTTTCATGTTTGCAGGTGCGTAAACTGAAATGGATGACCTCAAAACGCAACTTGGAGCTGGTTTCACGACTCCATAATGATATGACCAAGGAGTTGGAAGCATTCTTCTCTGTCGATGTCATTGCTGATGAGGTGCTTCAGTCCGAGGAGGTAGAAGATGGCAAGGAGCCGACCCAACAACATTCTCAGTTTTCATGGACCCAAGCTTTGGAGAACAATGAAAGCTTCCTCGCTGAATTTCATAGGATGGGACAACTGGTGGACAACGCCGTGGCGGCTG from Silene latifolia isolate original U9 population chromosome 10, ASM4854445v1, whole genome shotgun sequence encodes:
- the LOC141609263 gene encoding uncharacterized protein LOC141609263 — translated: MEDPNQLQDNAPRTITLPLPAGLMNDEELQAKYPDVRKLKWMTSKRNLELVSRLHNDMTKELEAFFSVDVIADEVLQSEEVEDGKEPTQQHSQFSWTQALENNESFLAEFHRMGQLVDNAVAAALIEPPSFDLGLDDIYFQEGEVRDEAVENPPARGSC